CGGCGAAGCGAACCTGCTCGAGCAGGGCGAACTCCTCCGCCACCCACTCCAGCCGACCTTTTTCCCGCAAACGCCCTTCCAGCAGCTCCGCCAGACCGTGCAGATGGCGGGTGTCTTCCGCCGCGTAGCGGATCATCTCGCCGGAGAGGGGGCGTTGCGACCAGTCGGCGCGCTGAAACTGTTTGTCGAGGGTGACGCCGAAATACTTGCCGAGGATGTCGGCCAGCCCGACCTTCTCCTCGCCGAGAAACTGGCAGGCGATCATGGTGTCGAAGAGCCCGCGCACCTCGAAGCCGAAATCCCGGTTCAGGCAGCGGATGTCGTAATCGGCGGCGTGGAAGAGCTTGCGGATGGCGGGATCGGCCAGCACCGGCGCCAGCGGCGAAAGGTCGCCGACCGCCAGGGGATCGATGAGCAGGGTCTGGCTCGGCGTGGTGAATTGCAGCAGGCAGACCTTTTCCTGGTAGCTGTGCATGGAATCGGCTTCGAGATCGACGGCGACGATCGTTTCCCGCGCCAGTTCGGCGGCGAAGCGGGCGACGGCGGCGCGGTCGGTGAGAATCGGGGTGTCGGGCATAGCGTTTTCTCCAAAAGAAGCGGGCCGGAGGCAAAAGCCGCGCCGGCCCGGGGCAGGTCGGAAAAGAGCGGGGAAGCCTTCAGGGCTTTTTCGCTTTGAAGGCATCCCGGCAGCGGGTCGAGCAGAAGTAATGGCGCTCGCCGTCGATAATCTTTTCCAGCGCTTCCCCCTTGGGCAGGTAGGTGCCGCACTGGGGGTCGCGCACCATCTCCTCCCCCTGGCGGGTTTTCTCCGGCGGGATGGACGAGGTGCCACCGCCGAGGGAGCGGCGCAGCATGGTGTAGAGCGTATAGGCGAGAAAACCGAGTAGGGCGAAAATCAGCAGTTTGATCATGGGATCACCAGGGGTCGGGCAGGCGGTGCACGCGTGCCGGGTCGTCGAGATCGGCGAGCAGTTCGCCGATGGTGCGCTGCAGCAGCGGGTGGCGCAGGTCGGCGGCCAGTTCCGCCAAGGGCGCCAGGACGAAGCGGCGCTGATGCAGGCGCGGATGGGGCAGGGTCAGCTCCGGCCGGTCGCAAAGTACTTTGTCGTAAAGGAGCAGGTCGATATCGAGAGTGCGCGGCCCCCAATGTTCCAGGCGCTCGCGGCCGAAGTGGGCTTCCAGGTCAAGGCCGAGGGCCAGCAGTTCTTCCGGGGAAAGCTCCGTGGCCACCTGCAGCACCCCATTGAGGTAGGAGGGCTGGCCGGGCGGGCCGCCGACCGCGTCGGTACGGTAGAGGGACGACGCGCCGTCGACGCGAACCCCTTCCGCCTCGGCAAGGAGGCGGCGGGCGGTGCGGAAGGTGGCGAGGCAGTCGCCGAGGTTGGCGCCAAAGGCCAGATAGGCGGTGTGCATGAACTCTCCCGGAAAGACCGAGGGCGATTAAAGCACAGCTTCCGGCGGCCGGTCAACCGTGCCGCTCCGCGCTTGCCGGAAGATAACGGCCTGTGGTACTCCTGACGGCAAAGGAGATGCTCTATGGATTTTACCCTGACCCTCGCTGTCGAAGACCTCGACCGCACCGCTTTCTTCTACGGCGAGATCCTCGGCCTACCGATCGAAACCCGCATCCCGGGCCCGGGACATCCGCCCCTGTTGCTGCTGCGCCGGGGGGACGCCACGGTCCTCTTCCGCCCGCTGGAGGTGCTCGAAGCCCGCCATCCGGCCCTTTTCCAGAACCTTTCCCGCCATCCCCTCGGGGTCGGCGCGACCCTGGAGTTCACCCTCCCCGACCTGCGGCCGCTGCTGCGCGCCGTCGAGCGCCATCAGCTGCAACCGCTCTACGAGTTGGAGGATGGCGAACACGACCGCGAGGAACTCTGGCTGCACGACCCGGACGGCTATCTGGTCATTCTCACCCGGGAGGGGAAGGGCAAGGCGTGATATACTTTTGCTCATATCTTCATCGAGGGAAGGAGGCGCATGAGCGATTCGAGAAGCAAGGATAAACTCGCCCACCGCGAGGCCGTCGTCGGTGTCATCGACACCCTGGCCGAGCGCTACCTGCGGGGGAAGATCCAGGCCATCCGCCTGGCCATGATCGGCCTGCTTGCCGACGGGCACATCCTGCTGGAGGATATCCCCGGCCTCGGCAAGACCACCCTGGCGTTGGCCCTGGCCCGGGTCCTCGGCCTCGATTTCGGCCGCATCCAGTGTACCTCCGACCTGCTTCCCAGCGACATCACCGGGCTCTCCATCTTCGATCGCGAGCAGGGACAGTTCAAGTTCGTACCGGGGCCGATCTTCAGCAATCTGCTCCTGGTCGATGAAATCAACCGGGCCATGCCCCGCACCCAGAGCGCCCTGCTCGAAGCCATGGAGGAGGGGCGGGTGACGGTGGAGGGGGTGACCTATCCCCTGCCCGAGCCCTTCATGGTTGTCGCCACCCAGAACCCGGTGGAGCAGGTCGGCACCTACCCGCTGCCCGAATCCCAGCTCGACCGCTTCAGTCTCTGCACCGGCATCGGCTATCCGCCGGAAGCGGTGGAAAAATCGATCATCCGCAGCGGCGGCATTCGCGAGCAGTTGCGCGAGCTGCAACCGCTGATCAGCCATGAGCAGATTCTCGAAGCCAAGGCGGCGGTGCGGGATCAGGTCTACCTCTCGGAAAAGGTCACCGACTATCTCTTTTCTTTGATCGCCGCCACCCGCGAAAGCCCGCTGATTCTTTCGGGCATCTCGACCCGGGGCGGACTGACCCTGGCCGCCGCCGCCAAGGCCGCCGCCTACCTCGACGGCCGCGATCACGTCCTGCCTGAGGATGTCAAGACCGTGGCCCTGGCCGGCGGCGCCCACCGGCTGATTCTTCGTCCAGAACAGGAAACCCTCGGCAAGCGGGAGGTGCTCAAATCGCTGCTGCAAAAAATTCCCGTGCCGCGCAGCTGAAGCTGACCCCGGCCGGGATTCTCTACATCCTGCTGACCCTGCTGCTCGGTTTCGGCGCCGTCAACACCGGCAACAATCTCCTCTATCTGCTGATTTCGGCGCTGCTCGGCTTCATGGCGGTTTCCGGCTTTCTCGGCAAGGGGAACCTCGGCCGTCCGCATATCCACCTGCTGCTCCCCGACGAGATCTATGCCGGGCGGCCGGTGACGGCGCGACTGCGGCTGCGCAACGACAAACGGCTGCCGGTCTTTCTGCTGCGGGTCAGGATTCTCGACGGCAGCGCTCTCTTTCTCGTGGTCGGCGGCAGGGAAACCGCCGAAGCGGAGATTTCCCTGGGCTTTCCCGCCCGCGGCCGCCAGACCATCGACGGCGCTCGCCTCAGTTCGATCTTCCCGGTCAATTTCTTCGTACGCTCCCGCAACCTCCCCC
The nucleotide sequence above comes from Desulfuromonas acetexigens. Encoded proteins:
- the folK gene encoding 2-amino-4-hydroxy-6-hydroxymethyldihydropteridine diphosphokinase, with product MHTAYLAFGANLGDCLATFRTARRLLAEAEGVRVDGASSLYRTDAVGGPPGQPSYLNGVLQVATELSPEELLALGLDLEAHFGRERLEHWGPRTLDIDLLLYDKVLCDRPELTLPHPRLHQRRFVLAPLAELAADLRHPLLQRTIGELLADLDDPARVHRLPDPW
- a CDS encoding AAA family ATPase, with the protein product MSDSRSKDKLAHREAVVGVIDTLAERYLRGKIQAIRLAMIGLLADGHILLEDIPGLGKTTLALALARVLGLDFGRIQCTSDLLPSDITGLSIFDREQGQFKFVPGPIFSNLLLVDEINRAMPRTQSALLEAMEEGRVTVEGVTYPLPEPFMVVATQNPVEQVGTYPLPESQLDRFSLCTGIGYPPEAVEKSIIRSGGIREQLRELQPLISHEQILEAKAAVRDQVYLSEKVTDYLFSLIAATRESPLILSGISTRGGLTLAAAAKAAAYLDGRDHVLPEDVKTVALAGGAHRLILRPEQETLGKREVLKSLLQKIPVPRS
- a CDS encoding PP0621 family protein, producing the protein MIKLLIFALLGFLAYTLYTMLRRSLGGGTSSIPPEKTRQGEEMVRDPQCGTYLPKGEALEKIIDGERHYFCSTRCRDAFKAKKP
- a CDS encoding ribonuclease D — translated: MPDTPILTDRAAVARFAAELARETIVAVDLEADSMHSYQEKVCLLQFTTPSQTLLIDPLAVGDLSPLAPVLADPAIRKLFHAADYDIRCLNRDFGFEVRGLFDTMIACQFLGEEKVGLADILGKYFGVTLDKQFQRADWSQRPLSGEMIRYAAEDTRHLHGLAELLEGRLREKGRLEWVAEEFALLEQVRFADNDGPLFLRAKGAGTLDRRQLAILEELLQWREAEAKRRDRPPFKVLGGAQLLEVARKAPKTLEELAAVEGLFAKLVERFGKKLLAAVAAGLAVPAERLPVYPRTPRQEKDPAVDKRMATLKAWRKQRAEALEIDPGVLINNGLLESLARQVPQTPTQLEQVAGLKNWQRQVLGEEILDVLRGA
- a CDS encoding VOC family protein, coding for MDFTLTLAVEDLDRTAFFYGEILGLPIETRIPGPGHPPLLLLRRGDATVLFRPLEVLEARHPALFQNLSRHPLGVGATLEFTLPDLRPLLRAVERHQLQPLYELEDGEHDREELWLHDPDGYLVILTREGKGKA